The nucleotide window GGTCCATAGGCTCCTTTGTATCCTGTGGAACACAGAATTCTACATTGATTGAACAAATTGAAATTTCAACATTCCTAGAGGCATTGTTGCAAACACCTTGCGAGCAAGCTCAGAGCGTGCACCTGCTGCATAGACTAGACTAATCTAATCGCAAGCCGTCCTACTAGTAGCAGTTCAGCAGAAGGATCCTACTAGTTCATCTACTAAACTTACATAAACTAAATCTTACTAGCTCAATCAGAATACTATGGTTTCTACAAAACTGTACTTTTGAGTACTGTGAGGTGTTTGCCTAAACCAACAAAACTGTACATTTGTAGCACTTATTTGCTCATACAATCATTCAAAATTCAGAAGTAGAAATAGAAGCTTATGCAGTTGCCGATCAACTGTAGCTAATGGACTATAGAATTCACTGCTCCTCACTTGTGATAAATTAGGCTAAAAATTGCATGTTCAATTTTGCATCAACCGAACTTAAGAGAACGGAGAAACCGGACCTTGGGCTGTAGCTCTTGGCGACGTATCTCCCGACACCAGGGTTTATCCGCACAATCCTCCAGATTGAGTCATCGGTGTCATTAGCATATCCCACCCACCAACCTACCTGAAAATGAAATTGGCTAGAGTCAAACCCAACAACGCGTGCTGCAGGATGGCATCAAAAGCCCACTTGATAGATTATCTAGTGTttacaactttggccatatcttGAACAGACATGTGTGTAttcttttgcatatataaagGATCGAACAACAGAGGAATTATCACTAGCCATGGTTTGTTATTACTTATATTAGGACCAGCACCTTACTTATATTACACCTCATGGATAGTTGTTCAGCAAACAGAGACCACGCTTTACATGATGATGTCCCCTTTTTGCTGAGCTTTTACAAAAACAGGTACTCACATTTGACATAATTTATAATCTTTAGATGCCAATCCCTTTTGCTGGATGTTTATTATATATACAAAACAGCACAACGGTACACACGCAATTGGGACAATCATGTTTAGGTACAAATATAGCTTGCTGGGTATTAAGGAGCACCATGGACTAGAATTCCTAACTGAAGATTCACAAAATCCAGACCAGCATGAAGCTAATTGAGCACTTGGACTAGAACAATGCACTCACACATGGGCGAAAGCTAACGAGGCAAGAGCTTACGACAAGATGTATGTCCAGAACTGCTTGTCCTTCATGTGGCGTGGGAACAGATCATAGCGGACCTTAGCAAGTTCCTGCAGGGATCACAAATTACAGCTTGAGACCTGAGAGCAATCTCTGTCTTGGGTGAAGCGGAGGACGAGATCCGCGGGAGTCCTACCTTGGCTCTGGCGAGCACGAGGACGGCGTGCCGCTGCTGCCAGTCCGAGAGCTCGGCCGCCGACTCTGCGGATCCTCCTGCGACAAAGCATAGCACCGCCAGTAATTGAGAGGGAACTAGCAGGGGAGCGGAATCGAGAAGGGAGGAAGGAGGGGGTGCCTTGGTGGAGCTGGAGGGGAAGGACTTGAAGGCGTCGGGGGAGAGTGTCCGGAGGAAGTCAAGGAGCTGCGGCGTGATGCTGAGCTCCTCCTTCCCCTCCGCGGCGGAGGGTTTGCTTGGGCCGGttccgccgctgccgctgccacTGGCTCGGCGGCGGAACGGCCATGGGAACGAGGAGAAGGCCATCGGCGGGCAGGTGGGCTGGGACGGGATGCGGCCAGCGACGGCAATATGATGGATACAAGATTCGTCGGCGAGCTCGCTGGACTGGGGGGGAGGGGAGGGCAGCGGCGCGAGACGGGGAGCGGCGGCCACGCGGCCGCCGGCGTGGCGCATGCAGCGGGGGATGGAGGCGGAGGGGATCTGGATTGGGCGTTGGTGGATTTTTTTAGACAGACATGGGTTGAGTGGTGTGGGACGGTTGTGGGTGGGAGTGTATTCGGCGGGGGTGGGTGGCGTGGGAgactagtagtagcgcgggtgtcTGACCTGTGCTATGGCTATCCACGTAGTAGTAGCGTAGGTTTTacaacccgcgctactactacggcTGGTCCCGGGAGGCACGGTGGAAataacttagtagtagcgaggtgtaaaaacccacgctactactatcaGGTTATTAGTAGCATGGTTTTCtcaagctcgctactgctaattagtagtagcgtttgtttttaaaccgcgctgctgctaagattctgtgtataaggttttccctagtagtgggtcTTCAACTTCAACCATGAATTGGGATGATAATGTTATTTTGCCTTCTTAACAGAATGGTATCATAATCAGAACAAAGCTGCTGCAAATGCATACCTTTTTTTTACAAGTGCATCTGCACCTTCTGATCCATTTAGAGTTATCATAAATATATTTCCAAGGTTTTTTTTCATTTCACTGTAGAGTCTTTGCTTCTGGACTCAATGCACATTCATCAGTCATAAGAGATAAATACTAGTAAGTCAAGGGCACCAGAATTTGATCATGCCTCTTTTGTGAAGTATGTCTATTGATTCAAAATTGATCATACTATtgatgattttttgttgggtgacctattatatctggaatggaagctcacataagttgagctgatttttttccatatgaaagcagaggaccatatggtctgtggctgggttttgtctccgaccattgtgttgtgatgaatttgcaggtaccccgagaggcccttgagtttgtcggaatgtcgattaacttccgttctggTAAATtagggtactccatatgtcctattttcaacaaaggtcatgctgaaattttccgtgaattgtagcatgactttgctaaaaataggacatatggggtacttgcgactaatgcatgggccggggtatcttagtacttagttaagtaggatcaactgccccgccattcttgctgcattaaaccatatgtggcaatagagccaagtgattaggcccaacttagaattctccttagcatcgataaaccctagatgataaacccaacataggtggcaatagagccaagtgattagtgccaagtgattaggcccaacctagggtgcctcggcatcgataaaccctaaatgatgaaaacttaacttggcttctgtagggtgcctcggtgtcgatgagaacctaaatgatgtacgcttaggcttttagggtgcctcggcgtcgacaaaccctaaatgataaaagcttagttTTTACGATGCCTCGGTGtggacaaaccctaaatgatgagaccatgatcttgttccttgacaataaccaactttttgaccaaacttttttcctatttagagctaaacatggcccacaacgatgaggccggcggttcaggcggcaagcaattctgggagctgtcccaggagttggaggaagaacctcaccgctatgaggacgccgcagaagacaccgatcctgactacacaacccctagatgatggcgccgcggatgccaccactgatgatggcggcgcacgcacagatgatggcgccgcggatgccaccactgatgatggcggcgcacgcacagatggcagccaaccgaagaggcaacggaaggaccggcgcccgaacgtgctcggcaccgtcagggaggaatttactgaagtgaactctgatgggcatccgacggcgcccaaacacgtagtcaaggggtactcggttcagctcgggtgcattctcgggagcaccgcctcgatcaaccccgagaacctaaggcataaggaccgagggaatttgcgcagcctcctttcatgaagctgcacgaacgatacaagttccccgctgagttcgcaaacacacgcctctcggggaataaagtgaacggtgccgccctcacgaggatgagcacggccctgtctacttggaaaagcacggtgaaggcaatgattgacaaaggtgatagttatgagaagatcaaggtgaaatatcctttgattagcgaagatgactacaaggagttcaagatcaagtgcaagAGCCCCGCAACCTCGGAATCAactaagtgggggaaagaaatgcggcagttgaacttaggggcccaccaactcggtcccggcggtcacagagtggcggagcctatatgggacaaggaggacgcggagcctgtcgagcaaggcctaccgccccgcttcgagaaataccgtgacaagcagaccaggaactttctcagggcccggtacaaggaggacctggtaacaaaggagcttaccacggatccgaagaccaaggcgcttgagcttgttctggtaaggaatacacccccgcgtaattagctccatatggttgcattctaattaatccccaatatttctaaatggttcacgttccttccgcaggacaaagaaagcagtagcgcggggtcgtctcagagctcccctttcgacacccctttgaatagggcattgaacgtaatgaaaaacagggATAAGCTCAGCAAGCCAActtcagctggtcgtgtggctggcaaaggcttgtccacaaaatgatcatcatactataccgctggtgggtGAAAGGAGAAAAAGGCCAGCttggaaagccagtcgcgcgaggttgaagcactcaaggcgcaagtggcgcggattccggagatggtccaagagcaagtgcaacaacaactgggatcgacgctcaccggcattatgcctaccttgattcatgggataacgacgtggattgcgggtagccaacaggggccgcccccgattcccagcttcatggccagcaactcgcacaacgcgcaggcggcgccattggtgtctctggcggcggcggtattggtgtctacggcggcggcgccattggtgtctctggcggcggcggtattggtgtctccgacgcctgcattggagcttaatgcacccgggtgtacgccggccggcacctcgccagcaagcggcccctccgtcagttgcacgcccgccgttggcggtgccttgacattagccgagctcgacgtcatcacggtaactaatcctctcggccgaggacttcatctccttgcctttgactgggcatcactaacgccctacatgttttcgcagggcgccgccgacgttccttgcactctcctgcacttcgtgggcggcgagttggtcgatgtcgccaagggcagaatcgttcaactgggcaaccccgtgttccacggtaatccgatgccacccacaatgtatagggttgaagtggttcgggtgctgccaggctgcgacgagctgttacctccgattcgacccgctggggctgacgaagaagatgagatgaccctcagcgcctgcgtaagttggcccctgctttggccgaagagccagattcgtttgggggcgggggaaaCCACCCTACAGACAAGACCGCCaatcgtgccggcgccaagccatggcaagaatgccgcaacgctaccggacatgccggacatccctatggcacaggatccggacatgcatatggcacaagATCCGGACGACAATGAcaacggtacatttaccaacgtcgataagtactttgccgaacatgggtacgatgacaagttctgcgggcctccttctcaagaacccaaccaagacgaccgcgatctagctggtacgtcgaagaaacccagttgcaacaggcgtcgtctggcgttcaatTCTCACGAGACGCCTCCAGCttccgccttcaccgagcctcagatagctgaggtgtgaaatattatcagcccgaacacgctcaagaaggcggtctttgagcagaactcggtcccattacaacagatcaagaagaagagccggaaacggcagactaaaaagggcgccggtgcgagccagccggcaccgagtacgatccgtgctcaggacgggccaccttcacctaaggatatctcgaggagggtgcatgtggcgggtagggcgatgctaccgacaaatattctcaatgctgcaaccggtgctatgcggagtctgcacgatagtgttctttctttggagaagcggcgtctaagagagaatgatgtggcatacccggttttcgtggccaaggtgccagagggcaagggctttgtggatggcgacatcgggggtacgatcgtcctgcggtttgatgacatctttgctatgtttaaccttcatccgctgcactacaccttcgttcgctgttttcgctgagtatggagatgcggatcattagagacaagaccccggacatcgtgatcgtcgaccccttctacatgcgtgccaagctcttgagcagcgctggggaccgccaagtcgcgagttcacacctcaaagacgtcattctggcaaacccagataaggataacttccttatGGCTTACTTTCCcaagtaagtcatcccttaaccgccccatAACATATGGTTTCTTAGATTTtgatcgttctttttttctaacattccgtgttgtgtgcagtgacacacattgcacactcatcctcttaagcccaaaatattccatggcgacgtatttcgacccgaaccgtaactccaagaaagactacacaaatatcaagaaagttcttgatgatgttctccccggctacgccaaatctggaggcaccttcaccaaggcagttcgtaagtacgacaagcacgtgttcgcccacaatacgacgttctgctgcatcaagcagccgcctggcggtcagaaggatgcctactacgccctccgtcacatgcgggcgatcgtaagggaccatcatcaccttctgctaccaaataatctcaaagattgggccgcgagcttgtcggcaatccaggacgcggacatcagacaagaattctttcgcatccagtcggagtttgcggacatcatccatcaagatgtccttcatacctcggggcagttctacctcagatatcaaccgtccaacagggAGATAGAcggaacgctacaaatgcaggctgacaacgcccgtgatttcatgaccatcatgaCAGACGGcagcttcatccacgctccggtcccatgagtcgagtcgacagtagtgatgctatgtgtagttctgaaacattgattggctcatgttgtaattaaactttaatgaacttgtatgtctctttggtttgggcagtcgttcaacttagatgtaatcgatgctatttattagtaggaccatgaattgTGCTATTAATGTCATGTCTtacttttctcttccgatccttttgttgcatacttatatattgcttatgtatgtatagtctattgtttggcttgtgcatagagatgtcgtcgtatgtcgtgtacaagggtaaggttcccggagtctacgac belongs to Triticum urartu cultivar G1812 chromosome 7, Tu2.1, whole genome shotgun sequence and includes:
- the LOC125519078 gene encoding uncharacterized protein LOC125519078; the protein is MAFSSFPWPFRRRASGSGSGGTGPSKPSAAEGKEELSITPQLLDFLRTLSPDAFKAVLCFVAGGSAESAAELSDWQQRHAVLVLARAKELAKVRYDLFPRHMKDKQFWTYILS